A stretch of Flavobacterium sp. N1994 DNA encodes these proteins:
- a CDS encoding T9SS type A sorting domain-containing protein: MKKLLLLFFLMTFSLGYSQPGAGASAPPARNSWDVLSVFSDSYTPQPGTRTYNPGWGQAGSASVVSIGGNNVWSATNLNYQGLDFGGNINATAMTTFHVDVWTANETSLQFYQINNGGGERSYTLTPLVQNSWNSYDIPLTAWTSQSGFAVNALFQFKVVGSGGKTVYFDNMYFYRAATAQPPTYGAFTVPAKLTTSAPFTLTPPTSNNTSPFTYVSSNTAVATVSGSTVTIVGAGTSTITASQVADGTYGPGSTTASLVVTVPLPATPAPNPPARNAWDVISYYSDTNVGSVYAVASAPTWGGQTADTPISGNATKFLGSYLFGQIAFANKNVTSMSTIHLDLYSVDQTTTWLWLNNEKYIITPVTTGVWTSLDIPLSTFVVADKTAINIIKIESPTGAATPLRNVYVDNIYFYRAATLQPPTLGSLTVPSKVVGDAPFTLTNPTSNSSGAWTYTSSNTSVATISGNTVTVLAGGVTTITATQASDGTYGVGTVTAQLSVLPPAAPTPPVRVATNVISYYSDAYTLAATPTWSSSSTNADVSLGGNNARFVSNFTFGQIAFANKDVSAMSTIHVDVYSLDSSLLWLWVGTNRKDIAVTPNTWTSIDIPLSQYSAIGVNLTAVNIVKIENPLGAGTLRNMYVDNIYFYFALTAPTFSNFSSVAKVMGAAPFTLAATSTSPAAITYTSSNTAVATVSGSTVTVVGVGTSTLTASQVATGSYAAGSATATLTVTGSTTPLAGPTAPPARNSWDVISVFSDAAYTAAPGTRGYNPSWGQAGSASVVSLAGDNAWRATNLNYQGLDFGANVNVSAMTTFHVDVWTFDETSLQFFQINNGGGERSYTLTPLVQGQWNSYDIPITAWTSQSGFAVNALFQFKVVGSGGKTVYFDNMYFYRPATTQPPTYGAFTIPSKVVGDADFNLTPPTSNNTNPITYSSGNTAVATVTGTLVHIVGPGTAVITASQISDGTYGAGSTTATLTVTPPAAPTPITRNTWDVVSLYSDAYTTSSSPNLAGFGTGVTLSGNNGRFLTGSPTYRLAFTSTDVSAMTYLHIDVYALNQSSWQFRLNDKAVTVGTPVNGWTSVDILLSDYIPSGLNLATVSYFDFFNPNGANPNSSYLDNIYFYRAATLPPATVGTFTVPAKVLGDAPFTLTPPTSNNTSPFTYSSSDTNIATISGSTLTVVGGGTATITASQVADGTYGPTSKTASLVVTYPAPGASPVPPVRDTARVVSMFTGTPSVYANAITAVRSSWTGATTMTTIPNGTNTCLQLDNLGFLGLVASSGTFSAVGMTNLHVDVYLNSPISNMFVVLVSTAADKLYNTGALVAGWNSLNINLATAYPGSPLGTIYGLKFEQNVGAARQIYLDNVYFSNDYYTFYADTDGDGFGDLASTVSATTAPSGYVSNSTDCNDSDPDVWRSGDFYIDVDGDGYNLDIPLVNLCYGASLSPLYSATSLGVDCDDNDPAIHAPLTPSVQLDSSDADNSFCTGTSVTFTATASNVSGPATTGDAVVTYTFKVNGSSVQSSIDNTYTTTTLTTGQIVTVDIDITGGTCRTSDTASSTGITNTVNPLPTVTAGNVSGCAGSAITLVGLPAGGTFSIANPYTGPSTTYTYSYTNASGCSATSASATVTITAQPSWYLDADNDGYYTGTAVASCTSPGTGYTTASLFGGGDCNDSVAAINPGAAEVCYNNIDDNCNGTLSEGCAPVVVNMTSSYNNSTLVSLATAIPAVGYSYPGTSNIKYRFSVKNETTGVTAPDVIQGSRYVTIPAALHLYGATYTIKVSAVINDEVVPFAGNTITVTGPTVQLITLSSASCGATLATLASTISANGGLNATGYTFRIRLTTDNGPTPTYGFSSSATRFVGANSFAGFPLQYNTSYQVAVKYSYIDPLTSLPVESAYGAECSVSTPSIPLIGLAAPTCGSQVATMNAGITASPAAYATGYRFRIRLTSDNGPTPTYYYTLPNASRFSSLVAFQGVTFAYNTQYSIAVEYSILSNSVTQWSGFGSECIVKTPFFPVTSLVPSQCGLSTATSLTQQLNITPYPGFPNYKVKLDEISGESITNSQEIVITYSNFRLNQFSIAQLGKNYNVSVAIKLNGVFGDYSTACDLFTAAPTRTVKLPFKASAYPNPFANNFMLAVTTSSKSVVGVKVYDMVGRLIEQRQVNTSDIENTTIGDSYPSGIYNVVVSQEDSIETVRVIKR; the protein is encoded by the coding sequence ATGAAAAAACTATTATTACTCTTCTTCCTGATGACTTTTTCATTAGGATATTCACAACCCGGAGCAGGGGCGTCAGCTCCTCCTGCAAGAAATAGCTGGGATGTGCTTTCCGTCTTTAGCGATTCCTATACTCCACAACCTGGAACTAGGACTTATAATCCAGGTTGGGGACAAGCTGGGTCTGCAAGTGTTGTTTCCATAGGTGGTAACAATGTTTGGAGTGCCACAAATCTTAATTACCAAGGTTTAGATTTTGGAGGTAACATCAATGCTACAGCCATGACTACGTTCCACGTAGATGTTTGGACTGCCAATGAAACTTCTTTACAATTTTATCAAATCAACAACGGAGGTGGTGAGCGTTCTTACACCCTTACACCCTTAGTTCAGAACTCATGGAATAGTTATGATATTCCATTAACGGCTTGGACAAGTCAATCTGGTTTTGCCGTAAATGCTTTATTCCAATTTAAAGTAGTAGGTTCAGGTGGAAAAACAGTTTATTTTGATAACATGTATTTCTACAGAGCAGCTACTGCTCAGCCTCCAACATATGGTGCCTTTACAGTTCCAGCTAAATTAACTACTAGTGCACCTTTTACTTTAACACCTCCAACTTCAAATAATACTAGCCCATTTACTTATGTTAGTAGTAATACAGCTGTAGCTACTGTTAGTGGTAGTACAGTAACTATTGTTGGAGCCGGTACTTCTACTATTACAGCTAGTCAGGTAGCTGATGGTACTTATGGTCCAGGTTCAACAACTGCTTCTTTAGTAGTAACGGTCCCACTTCCGGCTACTCCGGCTCCGAATCCTCCAGCAAGAAATGCTTGGGATGTCATCTCTTACTATAGTGATACTAATGTAGGTTCGGTCTACGCCGTTGCCTCTGCGCCAACTTGGGGTGGACAAACAGCCGATACCCCTATATCGGGTAATGCTACTAAGTTTTTAGGTAGCTATCTTTTTGGTCAAATTGCTTTTGCCAATAAGAATGTTACTTCCATGTCAACAATACACCTAGACTTATATTCTGTAGACCAAACCACTACATGGTTATGGTTAAATAATGAAAAATATATTATTACCCCAGTTACCACTGGTGTATGGACTTCCTTAGATATTCCATTATCAACTTTTGTGGTAGCCGATAAAACAGCTATTAATATTATTAAGATAGAAAGTCCAACAGGGGCAGCAACTCCTTTAAGAAATGTTTATGTAGATAATATCTATTTTTACAGAGCAGCTACTTTACAACCACCAACGTTAGGAAGCTTAACGGTTCCTTCAAAAGTGGTAGGGGATGCTCCGTTTACTTTAACGAACCCAACTTCTAATAGTTCGGGTGCATGGACTTACACTAGTAGTAACACTTCAGTAGCTACCATTTCAGGTAACACGGTAACTGTACTAGCAGGTGGTGTTACTACTATTACTGCTACTCAAGCTTCAGATGGCACTTATGGGGTAGGTACTGTAACGGCTCAACTATCTGTATTGCCTCCAGCAGCGCCAACACCGCCAGTTAGAGTGGCAACCAATGTTATTTCTTATTATAGTGATGCTTACACGCTTGCAGCTACTCCAACTTGGTCAAGTAGCAGTACTAATGCTGATGTATCTTTAGGAGGTAATAATGCAAGGTTTGTGAGTAATTTTACATTTGGACAAATAGCCTTCGCTAATAAAGATGTTTCTGCTATGAGTACTATCCACGTTGATGTGTATTCTTTAGACTCATCGCTTTTATGGTTATGGGTAGGAACTAATAGAAAAGATATCGCTGTAACTCCAAATACTTGGACGAGTATTGATATTCCTTTGTCACAATATTCTGCTATTGGAGTTAACTTAACAGCCGTTAATATTGTTAAGATTGAGAATCCACTTGGAGCAGGTACTTTGAGAAATATGTATGTAGATAATATCTATTTCTATTTTGCCTTGACTGCACCAACGTTTTCTAACTTCTCATCCGTAGCGAAAGTTATGGGAGCAGCACCATTCACTTTGGCGGCTACTTCTACTAGTCCAGCAGCTATTACGTATACTAGTAGTAATACAGCTGTAGCTACAGTAAGTGGTTCTACTGTTACAGTAGTAGGTGTGGGAACTTCTACACTTACTGCTTCGCAAGTAGCTACTGGGTCGTATGCAGCAGGTTCTGCAACAGCTACCTTAACGGTTACGGGTTCTACAACGCCATTGGCAGGTCCTACAGCACCTCCAGCAAGAAATTCTTGGGATGTGATTTCAGTCTTTAGTGATGCTGCTTATACTGCGGCTCCAGGAACTAGAGGATACAATCCTAGTTGGGGACAAGCTGGTTCTGCTAGTGTGGTTTCATTAGCAGGTGACAATGCTTGGCGTGCTACTAACCTTAACTATCAAGGATTAGATTTTGGCGCTAACGTAAATGTTTCAGCCATGACTACGTTCCACGTAGATGTTTGGACTTTTGATGAGACTTCTTTACAGTTTTTCCAAATCAACAATGGTGGTGGAGAAAGATCTTATACCCTTACTCCATTAGTTCAAGGGCAGTGGAATAGCTATGACATTCCAATCACAGCTTGGACAAGCCAATCTGGTTTTGCAGTTAACGCTTTATTCCAATTTAAAGTTGTAGGTTCAGGTGGAAAAACAGTGTATTTTGATAACATGTATTTCTACAGACCAGCTACAACGCAACCTCCAACTTATGGAGCCTTCACTATTCCGTCAAAAGTTGTTGGAGATGCTGATTTTAATTTAACGCCTCCAACATCTAATAATACTAATCCTATTACTTACTCTAGTGGTAATACAGCAGTAGCCACGGTTACTGGTACTTTAGTTCATATTGTAGGACCTGGAACTGCTGTTATTACAGCAAGTCAAATTAGTGATGGCACTTATGGTGCAGGAAGTACGACGGCTACGTTAACAGTAACCCCTCCTGCAGCACCCACTCCAATTACCAGAAATACCTGGGATGTAGTATCTCTATATAGTGACGCTTATACCACTTCTTCTTCGCCAAACTTGGCAGGATTTGGTACTGGTGTTACGCTATCAGGTAACAATGGTAGATTCCTTACCGGTTCACCAACATATCGACTTGCTTTTACGTCTACTGATGTTTCAGCGATGACTTATTTACATATAGATGTTTATGCTCTAAATCAAAGTTCATGGCAGTTTAGATTGAATGACAAAGCAGTTACAGTAGGTACTCCTGTGAATGGATGGACAAGTGTTGACATTCTTTTGTCAGATTATATTCCGTCTGGGTTAAATTTGGCAACCGTTTCTTATTTTGATTTTTTCAATCCTAATGGAGCTAATCCAAACTCATCTTATTTAGATAACATCTATTTCTATAGAGCTGCAACGCTTCCTCCAGCGACAGTAGGTACTTTTACAGTTCCTGCTAAAGTATTGGGCGATGCGCCATTTACCTTAACTCCTCCAACTTCTAATAATACTAGTCCGTTTACTTATAGTAGTAGTGATACTAATATAGCTACTATTAGTGGAAGTACCCTTACAGTAGTAGGTGGTGGAACGGCTACCATTACAGCCTCACAAGTTGCAGATGGAACTTATGGGCCAACTAGTAAAACAGCTAGCTTAGTAGTAACTTATCCTGCTCCTGGAGCTTCTCCAGTGCCACCAGTTAGAGATACGGCTAGAGTAGTATCTATGTTTACTGGTACACCTTCAGTATATGCCAATGCTATTACAGCAGTTCGTTCTAGCTGGACAGGTGCAACTACTATGACCACGATTCCAAATGGAACTAATACTTGTTTACAATTAGATAATCTTGGGTTTTTAGGTTTAGTAGCTAGTTCAGGCACTTTCAGTGCAGTAGGAATGACTAACTTGCATGTAGATGTGTATTTAAATTCACCTATTTCAAATATGTTTGTTGTTCTTGTATCAACAGCTGCTGATAAATTATACAACACCGGAGCTCTTGTAGCAGGGTGGAATTCTTTGAATATTAATTTAGCAACTGCATATCCTGGATCACCTTTAGGAACTATTTATGGTTTGAAATTTGAGCAAAACGTTGGAGCAGCTCGTCAGATTTATCTAGACAATGTATATTTCAGCAATGATTATTATACTTTCTATGCTGACACCGATGGTGACGGATTTGGAGATTTAGCTTCAACTGTTTCAGCTACTACCGCTCCTAGTGGATATGTAAGCAACAGTACTGATTGTAATGATTCAGACCCAGATGTATGGAGAAGTGGAGATTTCTACATTGATGTTGATGGAGATGGTTATAACTTAGATATTCCATTAGTAAATTTATGTTATGGAGCTTCTTTATCACCATTATACAGTGCTACTTCACTCGGAGTAGATTGTGATGACAATGATCCAGCTATCCATGCACCATTGACACCATCAGTTCAATTGGATAGTAGTGATGCTGATAACTCATTCTGTACAGGAACTAGTGTTACCTTCACTGCAACGGCTTCTAATGTTAGTGGTCCAGCTACAACTGGAGATGCTGTAGTAACTTATACATTCAAAGTAAATGGTTCTTCCGTTCAATCTAGTATTGATAATACCTATACTACTACTACCTTGACTACTGGTCAAATAGTAACAGTAGATATTGATATTACAGGGGGTACTTGTAGAACTAGTGATACAGCTTCTAGTACAGGTATTACCAATACTGTAAATCCGTTACCAACAGTAACTGCTGGAAATGTGAGTGGTTGTGCAGGATCAGCTATTACTTTAGTTGGTTTACCAGCAGGAGGAACGTTTAGTATTGCTAATCCATACACAGGACCAAGTACTACTTATACTTACTCTTATACCAATGCCAGTGGATGTTCGGCTACGAGTGCTTCTGCAACAGTTACTATTACAGCACAACCTTCATGGTATTTAGATGCTGATAATGATGGTTACTATACAGGAACAGCAGTGGCCTCTTGTACTTCACCAGGAACAGGATATACTACAGCTAGCTTATTTGGTGGTGGTGATTGTAACGATAGCGTTGCAGCCATTAATCCAGGTGCAGCTGAGGTTTGTTATAACAACATTGATGACAATTGTAATGGTACTTTGTCAGAAGGTTGCGCACCAGTTGTTGTCAATATGACATCCTCTTATAATAATAGTACTTTAGTATCATTAGCTACAGCTATTCCAGCGGTAGGGTATTCTTACCCAGGCACTTCGAATATTAAATATCGTTTTTCTGTTAAAAATGAAACGACAGGTGTTACGGCTCCTGATGTTATTCAAGGATCACGCTATGTAACTATTCCAGCCGCACTTCATTTATATGGTGCTACTTATACTATCAAAGTATCAGCAGTGATTAATGATGAAGTTGTTCCTTTTGCTGGTAATACTATAACAGTAACTGGACCAACCGTTCAATTGATTACTTTGAGTTCTGCTAGTTGTGGTGCTACTTTAGCTACTTTAGCTTCTACGATTTCGGCTAATGGAGGATTGAATGCTACAGGGTATACTTTCCGTATTCGATTAACAACGGATAATGGACCAACACCAACGTATGGTTTCTCTTCATCAGCTACTCGTTTTGTGGGTGCTAACTCATTCGCAGGTTTCCCATTGCAGTATAATACAAGCTACCAAGTAGCAGTAAAATACAGTTATATAGATCCTCTGACTAGTTTACCAGTAGAATCAGCTTACGGAGCAGAGTGTTCTGTTTCAACGCCATCGATTCCATTGATTGGTTTAGCAGCACCAACTTGTGGTTCACAAGTAGCTACAATGAATGCGGGTATCACAGCTAGTCCAGCAGCTTATGCTACAGGATACCGTTTCCGTATTCGATTGACAAGTGACAATGGCCCAACGCCAACGTATTACTATACATTGCCAAATGCTAGTAGATTCTCATCATTAGTAGCATTCCAAGGGGTTACGTTTGCTTACAACACCCAATATTCTATTGCGGTTGAGTATAGTATCTTGAGTAACAGTGTAACGCAATGGTCAGGTTTTGGTTCAGAATGTATTGTTAAAACACCATTCTTCCCAGTGACTTCGTTAGTACCATCACAATGTGGATTGTCAACTGCGACTTCGTTAACACAACAGTTGAATATTACACCTTACCCAGGTTTCCCTAACTATAAAGTTAAGTTAGATGAAATTAGTGGAGAGTCTATTACCAATTCACAAGAAATCGTGATTACTTATTCTAACTTTAGATTAAATCAATTCTCAATTGCACAGTTAGGTAAGAACTATAATGTATCGGTAGCTATTAAATTAAATGGTGTGTTTGGAGATTATTCAACCGCATGTGATTTGTTCACAGCTGCTCCAACAAGAACAGTTAAATTACCATTTAAAGCTTCGGCCTATCCAAACCCATTTGCCAATAACTTTATGTTAGCTGTTACTACTTCAAGTAAATCAGTTGTAGGCGTAAAAGTGTATGATATGGTTGGAAGATTGATAGAGCAACGTCAGGTAAATACATCTGATATTGAAAACACTACTATTGGAGACAGTTATCCATCGGGTATTTACAACGTAGTTGTATCGCAAGAGGACAGTATTGAAACCGTTAGAGTGATTAAGAGATAA
- a CDS encoding glycine-rich domain-containing protein, whose translation MKRIYLSLSLLISMIFSVSAQQLNVDVLVVSGGGSGGAGFGGGGGGGAVKYFTNQSISGAIATTVGAGGAAVSTANGIVVGNPGASSRFGSLIATSSSSANGPNADGGGGGGAGSGGGAGGNTTTSLLSGGTAVSGMGNNGGGSQGNNKNFSNICGGGGGGAGAVGGLGGTSNGVKGGNGGVGVSNSITGVAVFYGGGGGGGVTFNGSAAGVGGNGGGGAGSKGDVTATSGTANTGGGGGGFGSTNGGVSNNLSGAGGSGIVIVRYLGSVIRATGGTVTQVGNYTIHTFTSSGTFTVGPTITTSSTATAVCKSTSAQNSSLAYSATTLAPTTYRISWSGTPANSFAAVTDATLTLGQISIAVPANTTEGTYTGTITVKNAAGDVSIGTNFTITVNALPTITAGNVSGCTGTAIALVGSPAGGTFSVANPYTGPSTTYTYSYTDVNGCSATSASATITPNPLPIVTAGNVSGCAGTAITLVGSPAGGTFSVANPYTGPSTTYTYSYTDGNGCSATSASATITTNSLPTVTAGNVSGCGGTAIALVGSPAGGTFSVANPYTGPSTTYTYSYTNGNGCTATSASATITTNPLPIVTSGNVSGCAGTAIALVGSPAGGTFSIANPYTGPSTTYTYSYTDGNGCAATSASATITTNPLPATPTISAGGATSFCAGGSVVLTATAGSSYSWSNGATSQSITVTTTGNYTVQVTNSFGCVSASSLPTTVTVTAQPLWYLDADGDHYYTGVAIPSCTSPGAGYTTSGLLGGGDCADDNSAINPGATEICYNNIDDNCNGIKSEGCAPVVVNMTPSYNNTTLVSLATAIPAVSYTYPGTSNIKYRFSITNVTTNVTSADIIQTSRYVTIPSALHVYGATYTIKVSAVINDEVVPFYGNTITVTGPTVQLITLSSASCGASLATLASTISANGGLNATGYTFRIRLTTDNGPTPNYGFSSSATRFVGANSFAGFPLQYNTSYQVAVKYSYIDPLTSLPVESAYGAECSVSTPSIPLIGLAAPTCGSQVATMNAGITASPAAYATGYRFRIRLTSDNGPTPTYYYTLPNASRFSSLVAFQGVTFAYNTQYSIAVEYSILSNSVTQWSGFGSECIVKTPFFPVTSLVPSQCGLSTATSLTQQLNITPYPGFPNYKVKLDEISGESITNSQEIVITYSNFRLNQFSIAQLGKNYNVSVAIKLNGVFGDYSTACDLFTAAPTRTVKLPFKASAYPNPFANNFMLAVTTSSKSVVGIKVYDMVGRLIEQRQVNTSDIENTTIGDSYPSGIYNVVVSQEDSIETVRVIKR comes from the coding sequence ATGAAAAGAATTTATTTAAGTCTTTCTCTATTAATCTCAATGATTTTTTCAGTTTCGGCGCAACAGCTAAATGTGGATGTATTAGTAGTTTCTGGCGGTGGTAGTGGTGGAGCAGGTTTTGGCGGCGGCGGCGGCGGCGGCGCAGTAAAATACTTTACTAATCAATCAATTTCCGGTGCCATAGCAACAACTGTTGGTGCAGGTGGAGCTGCAGTAAGTACAGCAAATGGAATAGTAGTTGGAAATCCGGGAGCGAGCTCCAGATTTGGATCGTTAATTGCAACATCAAGTAGCAGCGCTAATGGCCCTAATGCCGATGGTGGCGGTGGAGGTGGTGCAGGTTCTGGCGGTGGCGCTGGTGGAAACACCACCACGTCTTTATTATCAGGAGGAACAGCGGTATCAGGTATGGGTAATAATGGTGGCGGTTCCCAAGGCAATAATAAGAATTTTTCAAATATTTGTGGCGGTGGCGGTGGCGGTGCAGGAGCTGTTGGTGGTTTAGGAGGAACAAGCAATGGAGTCAAAGGCGGAAATGGTGGAGTGGGTGTATCTAATAGCATAACTGGTGTTGCTGTATTTTATGGCGGCGGCGGCGGCGGCGGTGTAACTTTTAATGGATCTGCTGCGGGAGTTGGTGGAAATGGTGGGGGCGGCGCTGGTTCGAAAGGTGATGTTACTGCTACTAGTGGTACTGCAAATACTGGCGGTGGCGGTGGCGGTTTTGGAAGTACTAATGGAGGAGTAAGCAATAACTTATCGGGTGCGGGAGGTTCAGGAATAGTAATAGTTAGGTATTTAGGTTCCGTTATACGAGCAACCGGAGGGACTGTTACGCAGGTGGGTAACTATACAATACATACCTTTACTAGCAGTGGTACTTTTACTGTGGGGCCGACGATTACCACTTCATCAACTGCAACAGCAGTTTGCAAAAGTACCAGCGCACAAAATAGTTCGTTGGCTTACAGTGCAACAACACTCGCGCCCACAACCTACAGAATTAGTTGGAGTGGGACGCCCGCCAATAGTTTTGCGGCAGTTACTGATGCTACATTAACATTAGGTCAAATAAGTATTGCTGTTCCGGCAAATACTACTGAGGGAACTTACACAGGTACTATTACGGTAAAAAATGCAGCTGGAGATGTAAGCATAGGAACCAATTTTACGATAACGGTTAATGCCTTGCCAACAATTACTGCTGGAAATGTATCGGGATGTACAGGAACAGCGATTGCATTAGTTGGTTCACCAGCAGGAGGAACGTTTAGTGTTGCTAATCCGTACACTGGACCAAGTACTACTTATACGTATTCATACACAGACGTAAACGGATGTTCTGCAACAAGTGCTTCGGCTACAATTACACCCAATCCATTACCAATAGTTACTGCTGGAAATGTATCAGGATGTGCAGGAACAGCGATTACTTTAGTTGGTTCACCAGCAGGAGGAACGTTTAGTGTTGCTAATCCATACACTGGACCAAGTACTACTTATACGTATTCTTATACAGACGGAAACGGATGTTCTGCAACAAGTGCTTCAGCTACAATTACTACCAATTCATTACCAACAGTTACTGCTGGAAATGTATCAGGATGTGGAGGAACAGCGATTGCATTAGTTGGTTCACCAGCAGGAGGAACGTTTAGTGTTGCTAATCCATACACTGGACCAAGCACTACTTATACGTATTCATACACAAACGGAAACGGATGTACTGCAACAAGTGCTTCGGCTACAATTACTACCAATCCATTACCAATAGTTACTTCTGGAAATGTATCAGGATGTGCAGGCACAGCGATTGCATTAGTTGGTTCACCAGCAGGAGGAACGTTTAGTATTGCTAATCCATACACTGGACCAAGTACTACTTATACGTATTCTTATACAGACGGAAACGGATGTGCTGCAACAAGTGCTTCGGCTACAATTACTACCAATCCATTACCAGCTACACCAACAATATCAGCTGGAGGCGCAACTTCGTTCTGCGCAGGTGGAAGTGTTGTGTTGACAGCAACTGCAGGCAGCAGTTATTCATGGTCTAATGGAGCTACTTCACAAAGTATCACTGTTACTACAACAGGAAATTATACAGTACAGGTAACTAATTCATTTGGATGCGTAAGCGCATCATCTCTGCCAACTACAGTAACGGTAACGGCTCAACCCTTATGGTATTTGGATGCTGATGGTGACCATTACTATACTGGAGTTGCAATTCCATCATGTACTTCACCTGGAGCAGGATATACCACTAGTGGTTTATTAGGTGGCGGCGATTGTGCTGATGATAATTCAGCTATAAATCCAGGAGCTACAGAAATATGCTACAACAATATTGATGATAATTGTAATGGTATAAAATCAGAAGGTTGTGCACCAGTAGTTGTAAATATGACCCCTTCTTATAACAATACTACTTTAGTCTCATTAGCTACAGCTATTCCAGCGGTAAGTTATACTTATCCAGGAACCTCGAATATTAAATATCGTTTTTCTATCACTAATGTAACCACAAATGTTACTTCAGCCGATATTATTCAAACCTCACGATATGTAACTATTCCTTCAGCACTTCATGTATATGGTGCTACCTATACTATTAAAGTATCGGCAGTGATTAATGATGAAGTTGTTCCGTTTTATGGTAATACTATAACAGTAACTGGACCAACAGTTCAATTAATTACTTTGAGTTCTGCTAGTTGTGGTGCTTCTTTGGCTACTTTAGCTTCTACGATTTCTGCTAATGGCGGATTGAATGCTACTGGTTATACTTTCCGTATTCGATTGACAACTGATAATGGACCAACACCAAACTATGGTTTCTCATCATCAGCAACTCGTTTTGTGGGTGCTAACTCATTTGCAGGTTTCCCATTGCAGTATAATACCAGCTATCAAGTAGCAGTAAAATACAGTTACATAGATCCTCTGACAAGTTTACCAGTAGAATCAGCTTACGGAGCAGAGTGTTCTGTTTCAACGCCATCGATTCCATTGATTGGTTTAGCAGCACCAACTTGTGGTTCACAAGTAGCTACAATGAATGCGGGTATCACAGCTAGTCCAGCAGCTTATGCTACAGGATACCGTTTCCGTATTCGATTGACAAGTGACAATGGCCCAACGCCAACGTATTACTATACATTGCCAAATGCTAGTAGATTCTCATCATTAGTAGCATTCCAAGGGGTTACGTTTGCTTACAACACCCAATATTCTATTGCGGTTGAGTATAGTATCTTGAGTAACAGTGTAACGCAATGGTCAGGTTTTGGTTCAGAATGTATTGTTAAAACACCATTCTTCCCAGTGACTTCGTTAGTACCATCACAATGTGGATTGTCAACTGCGACTTCGTTAACACAACAGTTGAATATTACACCTTACCCAGGTTTCCCTAACTATAAAGTTAAGTTAGATGAAATTAGTGGAGAGTCTATTACCAATTCACAAGAAATCGTGATTACTTATTCTAACTTTAGATTAAATCAATTCTCAATTGCACAGTTAGGTAAGAACTATAATGTATCGGTAGCTATTAAATTAAATGGTGTGTTTGGAGATTATTCAACCGCATGTGATTTGTTCACAGCTGCTCCAACAAGAACAGTTAAATTACCATTTAAAGCTTCGGCCTATCCAAACCCATTTGCCAATAACTTTATGTTAGCTGTTACCACTTCAAGTAAATCAGTTGTAGGCATAAAAGTGTATGATATGGTTGGAAGATTGATAGAGCAACGTCAGGTAAATACATCTGATATTGAAAACACTACAATTGGTGACAGTTATCCATCGGGTATTTACAACGTAGTTGTATCACAAGAGGATAGTATTGAAACCGTTAGAGTGATTAAGAGATAA
- a CDS encoding helix-turn-helix domain-containing protein: MGIFIKIILTPEILYGYNLLNKTIDTAKERLVLSTVWNLEGTVFPIASEKDKKLEKKMKPVLLEYVHKLEEYSFHTHAFRSPNLTLEDIAIAIKIPVSNIHFIFKFHCNESFTDYKKIVRIHDATKLLEEGYLNDHKVETLSTTVGFSSYNTFSIAFKNITGVTTQEYVKRL; the protein is encoded by the coding sequence ATGGGTATATTTATAAAAATAATTCTTACCCCCGAAATCCTTTACGGATATAACTTATTAAACAAAACCATTGATACCGCTAAAGAAAGATTAGTACTAAGCACTGTATGGAATTTAGAAGGAACGGTATTTCCTATTGCAAGTGAGAAGGATAAAAAACTAGAGAAAAAGATGAAACCAGTGCTTCTGGAATATGTTCATAAACTGGAAGAGTATTCTTTTCATACGCATGCATTTCGAAGTCCCAATTTGACTTTGGAGGATATTGCTATTGCGATAAAAATTCCTGTTAGCAATATCCATTTTATTTTTAAATTTCATTGCAACGAGAGTTTCACCGATTATAAAAAGATTGTACGCATTCACGATGCCACAAAATTGCTAGAAGAGGGTTACCTCAATGACCATAAAGTAGAAACGCTTTCTACCACAGTAGGGTTTTCATCATACAATACCTTCAGTATTGCTTTTAAAAATATTACGGGAGTAACGACGCAGGAGTATGTAAAGCGGTTATAA